One part of the Chryseobacterium mulctrae genome encodes these proteins:
- a CDS encoding sugar MFS transporter — protein MINNEVKSKRNYTIPLITITLLFFMWGFITCMNDILIPYLKQLFKLTFFESMLVQFCFFGAYFIGSLIYFLVSTSSGDPINKVGYKKGILFGIFLAAFGCILFYPAATFSSYGLFLGALFVLGLGFTVLQITANAYVSLLGSEDSASSRLNMTQAFNAFGTTIAPVLGGHLIFEFFSAADGSFSAVATRIPYLIFAGILLLVALLISRVKLPSFQTAEEEIEKGLGALQYPHLLFGVFAMFCYVGGEVAVGSFIISFLEQPQIMNLNEVVSKNYLSLYWGGAMIGRFLGAISLNHSISQGKKALYMLGAAAAVFLVIFSIVDLTFSQISFFLVFIALNFVAFFVGKSAPARTLSIFAGINVLLLISAMLNHGELAMYSILGIGIFNSIMFSNIYTLAISGLGKYTSQGSSLVVMAILGGAIVPIFQGYLADIFGVQQSFIIPVFCYIAILIFGAYCTKYLSHVKQDADAKSGH, from the coding sequence ATGATAAATAATGAAGTAAAATCTAAAAGGAATTATACGATTCCTTTGATTACTATTACGCTTTTATTTTTTATGTGGGGATTCATCACATGCATGAATGATATCCTTATTCCATACCTGAAACAACTATTCAAACTAACATTCTTCGAATCGATGTTGGTGCAGTTTTGTTTCTTTGGAGCTTATTTTATAGGTTCTCTAATTTACTTTCTAGTTTCCACATCAAGCGGAGATCCCATCAACAAAGTAGGTTACAAAAAAGGAATTCTTTTCGGGATTTTCCTTGCGGCTTTCGGATGTATTTTATTTTATCCGGCGGCAACATTCTCTTCTTACGGATTATTTTTAGGCGCTTTATTCGTTCTAGGATTAGGATTTACCGTTCTTCAGATTACGGCAAACGCTTATGTATCGCTTTTAGGTTCGGAAGATTCTGCATCAAGCCGACTGAATATGACGCAGGCTTTCAATGCTTTTGGAACAACAATTGCTCCGGTTTTAGGCGGACATTTAATTTTTGAATTCTTTTCTGCAGCCGACGGATCTTTCTCAGCAGTGGCAACAAGAATTCCTTATTTAATCTTTGCAGGAATTTTATTATTGGTCGCTTTATTGATTTCAAGAGTGAAGTTGCCATCTTTCCAAACTGCGGAAGAAGAAATTGAAAAAGGTTTAGGTGCACTTCAATATCCGCATCTTTTATTCGGCGTTTTTGCAATGTTCTGTTATGTAGGTGGGGAAGTAGCAGTAGGAAGTTTTATCATCAGCTTTTTAGAACAACCACAGATCATGAACCTTAATGAAGTGGTAAGTAAAAACTATCTTTCTCTGTATTGGGGAGGTGCGATGATTGGGCGTTTCTTAGGTGCAATTTCGTTAAATCATTCGATCAGTCAAGGAAAGAAAGCATTATATATGTTGGGAGCTGCAGCTGCAGTGTTCTTAGTAATTTTCAGCATTGTTGATCTTACGTTCTCACAAATCAGTTTCTTCTTAGTATTTATTGCCTTAAACTTTGTAGCGTTCTTTGTAGGAAAATCTGCTCCGGCAAGAACATTATCCATTTTTGCAGGAATCAACGTCTTGTTATTAATCTCTGCAATGTTAAACCACGGCGAATTGGCAATGTACAGCATTTTAGGAATCGGAATTTTCAACTCGATTATGTTCTCTAATATTTATACACTTGCTATTTCGGGATTAGGAAAATACACAAGCCAAGGTTCTTCATTAGTAGTAATGGCTATTTTAGGAGGTGCGATTGTTCCTATTTTCCAAGGCTATTTGGCAGATATTTTCGGAGTACAGCAATCATTTATTATCCCTGTGTTCTGTTATATTGCCATCTTAATTTTTGGTGCTTATTGTACTAAATATTTAAGCCATGTAAAGCAGGATGCTGATGCAAAATCTGGACATTAA
- a CDS encoding YDG/SRA domain-containing protein, producing the protein MSKTFGNIKGTFEGDIFESRSALSMANIHRPLQAGISGTEKEGADSIVLSGGYEDDEDNGDIIIYTGHGGRSNESKFQVADQTLTKGNKALAISCERKLPIRVSRGASKNSSFAPNSGYRYDGLFLITEYWREKGRSGFNVWRFRLEKIINEKYSQEARPIQIIKEPESNYTNTSRKEYVINKIIRETKTAQFIKQLYNDTCQICGTQIKSPVSTYSEAAHIKSLGKPHNGPDTKENIICLCPNHHKMFDLGIISIDDNFNILGLENEKLTINLKHKIDLDLIKYHREHHYKK; encoded by the coding sequence ATGAGTAAAACATTTGGTAATATCAAAGGAACTTTTGAAGGAGATATTTTTGAAAGTAGAAGTGCTCTATCTATGGCAAATATTCATAGACCATTACAAGCTGGAATTAGTGGAACTGAAAAGGAAGGAGCTGACTCAATTGTACTTTCCGGAGGTTATGAAGATGATGAGGATAATGGAGATATTATTATATATACTGGACATGGCGGTAGAAGTAATGAATCCAAATTCCAAGTAGCCGATCAAACGTTAACGAAAGGAAATAAAGCTTTAGCAATTTCTTGTGAAAGAAAATTGCCCATAAGAGTGTCAAGGGGTGCTAGTAAAAATTCAAGTTTTGCCCCTAATAGTGGTTATCGATATGATGGATTATTTCTAATAACTGAATATTGGCGTGAAAAAGGAAGAAGTGGATTTAATGTTTGGAGATTCAGATTAGAAAAAATAATAAATGAAAAATATTCTCAAGAAGCAAGACCAATACAAATAATAAAAGAACCTGAATCAAACTATACTAATACGAGTAGAAAAGAATATGTGATTAATAAAATAATTAGAGAAACAAAAACAGCTCAATTTATAAAACAACTTTACAATGATACTTGTCAAATTTGTGGAACCCAGATCAAAAGTCCTGTTTCAACGTATTCTGAAGCTGCACATATAAAATCTTTAGGAAAGCCTCATAATGGTCCAGATACTAAAGAGAATATTATTTGTTTATGTCCAAATCATCATAAAATGTTTGATTTGGGCATTATTTCTATAGATGATAATTTTAATATTTTAGGATTAGAAAATGAAAAATTAACAATAAATCTTAAACATAAAATTGATTTAGATTTAATTAAATATCATAGAGAACATCATTATAAAAAATAG
- a CDS encoding serine hydrolase domain-containing protein, translated as MISKKIISAFLIFSLSVKVFSQTDKNWQNKIDSIIQIKQPVNFNGVVLINKNGKTVYSKAFGFSNIENKTRLKMNDQFEIMSNTKQITSVLVLKQVEKGKINLHAPIKKYLPELKQTWADSVTVHQLLNHTHGIVDVEKPLAFKPGTDFKYGNLSNILLGKIVENISGKSYRELASKLFKQLKMNDTFCYSKNGKRNLVFGYINKENKFTKVESSMINDENLPADGVISTVNDLVIWNNQLHKGKILSRKSYQLMTSESAKSQHDVFGKEKVGYGYNIRIAETKGIQYLGHTGLGDGFSSMNIYVPKADLHIIILENQMNKNSNLFYYTEKSIKNIVFESELVKPSLIH; from the coding sequence ATGATTTCAAAAAAGATAATTTCGGCTTTTCTTATTTTTTCTTTAAGCGTAAAAGTTTTTTCTCAAACCGATAAAAATTGGCAAAATAAAATAGACAGTATCATACAAATTAAACAACCAGTCAATTTTAACGGTGTCGTTCTGATCAATAAAAACGGTAAAACGGTTTATTCTAAAGCTTTCGGATTTTCGAATATTGAGAATAAAACTCGGCTGAAAATGAATGATCAGTTTGAAATCATGTCTAATACTAAACAAATTACCTCTGTTTTAGTTTTGAAACAAGTCGAAAAAGGGAAAATTAATCTTCACGCTCCTATCAAAAAATATTTGCCAGAATTAAAGCAAACTTGGGCAGATTCTGTAACCGTTCATCAGCTTTTGAATCATACTCACGGAATTGTAGATGTAGAAAAACCTTTAGCTTTTAAACCGGGAACTGATTTTAAATATGGAAATCTTTCTAATATTCTTTTAGGAAAAATTGTTGAAAATATATCAGGGAAATCATACAGAGAATTGGCTTCAAAATTATTTAAGCAGCTGAAGATGAATGATACATTCTGCTATTCTAAAAACGGCAAACGAAATCTTGTTTTTGGCTACATCAATAAAGAAAACAAGTTCACGAAAGTAGAAAGCTCAATGATTAATGATGAAAATTTACCTGCGGATGGAGTTATTTCTACGGTAAACGATTTAGTAATTTGGAATAATCAACTTCATAAAGGCAAAATTTTAAGCCGGAAATCTTATCAATTAATGACCTCTGAATCTGCAAAATCACAACATGATGTTTTTGGAAAGGAGAAAGTGGGTTACGGTTACAATATCAGAATTGCTGAAACAAAAGGAATACAATATCTTGGTCACACAGGTTTAGGCGATGGTTTTTCATCGATGAATATTTACGTTCCCAAAGCAGATTTACACATTATTATTCTTGAAAATCAGATGAATAAAAATAGTAATTTGTTTTATTACACTGAAAAATCAATTAAAAATATTGTCTTTGAAAGTGAACTTGTAAAACCGTCTCTTATTCATTAA
- a CDS encoding LptA/OstA family protein: MKRLFTISGIFTLILFSQNTFAQEVQSELTMTYKGDNIKKNTQERTVILNGNVMLKTKNISLVNADKVTIDEKNNTITIYNPKDFKILYAKTVSKTGGSNKNIIVYNTKEESIIFQ, translated from the coding sequence ATGAAAAGACTTTTTACAATCTCAGGAATTTTTACACTCATTTTATTTTCTCAAAATACTTTTGCGCAAGAAGTACAATCTGAGCTTACAATGACATATAAAGGAGATAACATCAAAAAAAATACTCAAGAACGCACAGTTATTCTGAACGGAAATGTAATGCTGAAAACAAAAAACATTTCTTTGGTAAATGCTGATAAAGTAACGATAGACGAGAAAAACAATACGATTACCATTTATAATCCAAAAGATTTTAAAATATTGTATGCTAAAACGGTATCAAAAACAGGAGGAAGTAACAAAAATATAATCGTGTATAATACCAAAGAAGAAAGTATCATCTTTCAATGA
- a CDS encoding 5'-methylthioadenosine/S-adenosylhomocysteine nucleosidase family protein — translation MIQLNKELSYPISETLFVFALDSEAGKVFDHTRKLITGIGKVNAAIALTKAIHEKKPKLIVNLGSAGGNGFKKGEVICCTQFIQRDMDAQGLGFKKFETPLSGIPIVLENGLKMDNLKEGICGSGDSFEMNHINTEYNVIDMEAYPLALIAMQENIPFLCLKYISDDAGSDAADDWSIQVHLASEAFKQILFTEV, via the coding sequence ATGATTCAATTAAATAAAGAACTTTCTTATCCGATTTCTGAAACCCTTTTTGTGTTTGCATTAGATTCAGAAGCAGGAAAAGTATTTGATCACACCCGAAAATTAATTACCGGAATCGGAAAAGTAAATGCAGCAATTGCACTCACAAAAGCAATTCACGAAAAGAAACCAAAATTGATTGTTAATCTTGGTTCGGCAGGCGGAAATGGTTTCAAAAAAGGAGAGGTTATCTGTTGTACACAATTCATTCAGCGTGATATGGATGCCCAAGGTTTAGGTTTTAAAAAATTTGAAACTCCGTTATCTGGAATTCCTATTGTTTTGGAAAATGGGCTTAAAATGGATAACCTGAAAGAAGGAATCTGCGGAAGCGGTGACAGTTTTGAGATGAATCACATCAACACAGAATATAACGTTATCGATATGGAAGCTTATCCTTTGGCACTGATTGCAATGCAGGAAAACATACCGTTTCTATGTTTGAAATATATTTCGGACGATGCAGGAAGCGACGCAGCAGACGATTGGTCGATTCAGGTACATCTTGCTTCAGAAGCATTTAAGCAAATATTATTTACAGAAGTATAA
- a CDS encoding NUDIX hydrolase, which yields MDSQQQFLKKSEEAKDLFLPHLSADPVVFGFDQSELKVLLLQMTYRKQWLLPGGYVKKEEDIDDAAKRVLKERAGISDVYLEEFAVFGKNKRSEFYFEDFDDSLWQKQRFVSIGYYALYNPDNAILVVDELSEKCEWISLSQLNEIELAMDHREIIEKALLTLRERITYKPIGYNLLPEKFTLSELQKLYETILGKELNRGNFYRKIKNLEILKKLNEQRRGGAHKSPDLYSFDEENYKKALENGLSNW from the coding sequence ATGGATTCACAACAACAATTTTTAAAGAAATCTGAGGAGGCAAAAGATCTTTTTCTTCCGCACCTTTCTGCAGACCCTGTAGTTTTTGGTTTTGATCAAAGTGAATTAAAGGTTCTTCTTCTTCAGATGACGTATCGTAAGCAATGGCTTTTACCGGGTGGTTATGTAAAAAAAGAAGAAGATATAGATGATGCAGCTAAACGAGTTTTAAAAGAAAGAGCAGGAATTTCTGATGTTTATTTGGAAGAGTTTGCTGTTTTTGGTAAAAATAAAAGAAGCGAATTTTATTTTGAAGATTTCGATGATTCTCTATGGCAGAAACAGCGTTTTGTTTCTATAGGATATTATGCTTTATACAATCCTGATAATGCAATTCTTGTCGTGGATGAGCTCAGCGAAAAATGTGAATGGATTTCTCTGAGCCAGCTAAACGAAATAGAATTGGCAATGGATCATCGCGAAATTATAGAAAAAGCTTTATTGACTTTGCGTGAAAGAATTACGTATAAGCCAATCGGGTATAATTTATTGCCTGAGAAATTTACCCTTTCAGAATTACAGAAATTATACGAAACCATTCTTGGGAAAGAGCTTAACCGCGGAAATTTTTATAGAAAAATAAAAAATCTCGAAATTCTGAAAAAATTAAATGAGCAGCGTCGTGGCGGTGCCCACAAATCTCCCGACCTCTACTCTTTTGACGAAGAAAATTATAAAAAAGCATTAGAAAACGGACTGAGCAATTGGTAA
- a CDS encoding SDR family NAD(P)-dependent oxidoreductase: protein MKSQNSLEKRSLRGKTVVVTGGTSGVGRASVEAFAFEGCNIVIAARGQEALDETLKICKDLGVNAIAVSTDVSKAEEVDHLLKAAVQEFGRIDIWVNNAGVMASGKFEEIPMELHEQVVKTNLFGYMHGAYSVLPLFKEQNEGILINNVSIGGFMPAPYSAVYSATKFGIRGMMECLHGEISDYPNIHIANLYPQIQRSTGNMHSAKFSGLDFKIPPFASDPRDTADKIVQLAKEPQKDLFPDFKSRALVNLYEMFPKVIINTASAGMRLMMKLKNAPPDSGNVLEPSSEPHQIYGETILPVPGKKTKIALVAGLVLGLAFMLLKSKKANNDIYLDD from the coding sequence ATGAAATCACAAAACAGTTTAGAAAAAAGAAGCCTTCGTGGTAAAACTGTCGTCGTTACAGGAGGAACCAGCGGAGTCGGAAGAGCTTCTGTTGAAGCCTTTGCTTTTGAAGGTTGTAACATCGTTATCGCAGCAAGAGGTCAGGAAGCTTTAGACGAAACTTTAAAAATTTGTAAAGACTTAGGTGTAAATGCTATTGCAGTTTCTACCGATGTTTCGAAAGCTGAAGAAGTAGACCATCTTTTGAAAGCTGCAGTACAAGAATTCGGGCGAATTGATATCTGGGTAAACAATGCCGGAGTAATGGCAAGCGGAAAATTTGAAGAAATTCCGATGGAGCTTCACGAACAGGTCGTTAAAACCAATCTTTTCGGATATATGCATGGAGCGTATTCGGTTTTACCGCTTTTCAAAGAACAGAACGAAGGAATTTTGATTAATAATGTTTCGATTGGCGGATTTATGCCCGCTCCTTACAGCGCAGTTTATTCGGCAACAAAATTCGGGATCCGTGGAATGATGGAATGTCTGCATGGTGAAATTTCAGATTATCCCAATATTCATATTGCCAATCTGTATCCGCAAATTCAGAGATCTACGGGAAATATGCATTCGGCAAAGTTTTCAGGATTAGATTTTAAAATTCCGCCATTTGCTTCAGATCCTAGAGATACCGCAGATAAAATTGTACAGTTGGCAAAAGAGCCACAAAAGGATTTGTTTCCGGATTTTAAATCCAGAGCACTGGTCAATTTATATGAAATGTTTCCAAAAGTCATTATTAATACCGCTTCTGCAGGAATGCGATTAATGATGAAACTAAAAAATGCACCACCCGATTCCGGAAATGTACTTGAACCTTCTTCAGAACCTCATCAGATTTATGGTGAAACCATCCTTCCTGTTCCCGGAAAGAAAACCAAAATTGCTTTGGTTGCCGGATTAGTTTTGGGATTAGCTTTTATGCTACTGAAATCAAAAAAAGCAAATAATGATATTTACCTGGATGATTAA
- a CDS encoding DsbA family oxidoreductase encodes MKIEIWSDVMCPFCYIGKKNFEQALETLPFKDEVKVEWKSFQLDPTLEQSKTKTTAEYFREKKGFPEEQAKQMTNQVIQMGKASGIDFNFEKALITNTFTAHKLLHLAKKHNKSNEMEEELFKAHFLDGKNVGDIDTLVSLAVSLGIDVEEAKKSLQSEEFDYEINQDILEARNNGISGVPFFILNGKYAVSGAQPAEVLKNALTQTYEETVVPFKDNTQNNLSCHADGCSI; translated from the coding sequence ATGAAAATAGAAATCTGGTCGGATGTGATGTGTCCGTTTTGCTATATTGGAAAGAAAAATTTTGAACAGGCTTTAGAAACTTTACCTTTCAAAGATGAAGTAAAAGTAGAGTGGAAGAGTTTTCAGCTTGACCCAACTTTAGAACAATCGAAAACAAAAACAACAGCAGAATATTTCAGAGAAAAGAAAGGTTTTCCTGAAGAGCAGGCTAAACAAATGACCAATCAGGTGATACAAATGGGAAAGGCTTCAGGAATTGATTTCAATTTTGAAAAAGCTTTGATTACCAATACTTTTACCGCTCATAAACTTCTTCATTTAGCGAAAAAACATAATAAATCTAATGAAATGGAGGAGGAGCTATTCAAAGCTCATTTTCTGGATGGGAAAAATGTAGGCGACATCGATACGCTTGTTTCTTTGGCGGTTTCTTTAGGAATTGATGTGGAAGAAGCTAAAAAATCTTTACAGTCTGAAGAATTCGATTACGAAATCAATCAGGATATTTTGGAAGCCAGAAATAATGGGATTTCAGGAGTTCCGTTTTTTATTCTTAATGGTAAATATGCGGTTTCAGGCGCACAACCTGCTGAAGTTTTGAAAAATGCTTTAACTCAGACTTATGAGGAAACGGTAGTTCCTTTTAAAGATAATACGCAAAACAATCTTTCTTGTCATGCAGATGGCTGTTCAATTTAA
- a CDS encoding chloramphenicol acetyltransferase, which yields MKVIDVESWNRKEHFEFFSKMKSPYFGFTTEVDCTKAYDKAKKEGHSFYAVYLYKSMVAINTVDELKLRIVDGQVILYDEVHVGGTIGRADGTFGFSFFHYSQDFETFNKRLQEEIKSVQNSTGLGISNDVLPINHIRHTTIPWNSFTTILHPTNFDPKESIPKIAFGKFSIREGKKYLPVSIEAHHGLADGLHLAKYIEEFQRQLDL from the coding sequence ATGAAGGTTATAGATGTAGAAAGTTGGAACAGAAAAGAGCATTTTGAGTTTTTTTCTAAAATGAAAAGCCCGTATTTCGGATTTACAACGGAGGTAGACTGCACGAAAGCTTATGATAAAGCCAAAAAAGAAGGTCATTCTTTTTATGCTGTTTATCTTTATAAATCAATGGTGGCAATCAATACTGTGGATGAATTAAAACTCAGAATTGTTGACGGACAAGTGATTTTGTATGATGAGGTACATGTAGGAGGCACAATTGGAAGAGCAGACGGAACATTTGGATTTTCATTTTTTCACTATTCTCAAGACTTTGAAACTTTTAACAAAAGACTTCAAGAAGAAATTAAATCTGTACAAAATTCTACAGGTTTAGGAATAAGCAACGATGTTTTACCTATTAATCACATTAGGCATACGACAATTCCGTGGAACTCATTTACTACCATTTTGCATCCGACAAATTTTGATCCTAAAGAATCTATACCAAAGATCGCATTTGGAAAATTCAGCATTCGTGAAGGTAAAAAGTATCTTCCGGTTTCCATTGAGGCACATCATGGATTGGCAGATGGGCTTCATTTGGCAAAATATATTGAAGAATTTCAGAGACAGTTAGACTTATAA
- a CDS encoding GLPGLI family protein — translation MKIKLSILLVLITGFCLAQSNQFIYEYTFKMDSLNRDKSEIENMVLQTSPKGSKFYSQVKQVYDSTMTAAFKDAQATQKTHFDFTNLKQSKVSTEVIKTYPDYKRTLKRSISSNRLLIVYDKKLKWEIGKKKSKVLGYDVQLATTVLHGRKWNVWFAPEIPIQDGPHELCGLPGLIVKAEDSKGDHQFTLIATKKVTADFDDLLSKKNREIVVDEEKFKKLWNDYKKDPVKDMRQTSGSSSISAPVTVSSSITFDGKTYSQDDMLKLMEKERKDALKKTNNFLELDLYR, via the coding sequence ATGAAAATAAAATTATCGATTCTGTTAGTACTTATTACAGGCTTCTGTTTAGCACAATCTAATCAGTTCATTTATGAATACACTTTCAAAATGGATTCTCTGAATCGCGATAAATCAGAAATTGAAAATATGGTATTGCAGACTTCTCCCAAAGGTTCTAAATTTTACAGTCAGGTAAAACAGGTGTATGATTCTACAATGACTGCAGCATTTAAAGATGCACAGGCAACACAGAAGACGCATTTTGATTTTACCAATTTGAAACAGTCTAAAGTAAGTACAGAAGTGATAAAAACTTATCCCGATTATAAAAGAACATTAAAGAGAAGCATCAGCTCAAACCGGCTTTTAATTGTTTATGATAAAAAACTAAAATGGGAAATCGGCAAAAAAAAATCAAAAGTTCTGGGTTATGATGTTCAGTTGGCAACAACTGTTTTGCACGGCAGAAAATGGAATGTTTGGTTTGCACCCGAAATTCCGATTCAGGATGGACCACACGAGCTTTGTGGGCTTCCCGGTCTTATTGTAAAAGCTGAAGATTCTAAAGGTGACCATCAATTTACGCTTATCGCAACAAAAAAAGTGACTGCTGATTTTGATGATTTGCTTAGCAAAAAAAACAGAGAAATTGTCGTAGACGAAGAAAAATTCAAAAAATTATGGAATGATTATAAGAAAGATCCTGTGAAAGATATGCGACAAACTTCAGGTTCCTCAAGTATTTCAGCTCCTGTAACCGTTTCATCATCGATTACTTTCGATGGTAAAACATATTCACAAGATGATATGTTAAAGTTGATGGAAAAAGAAAGAAAAGATGCACTTAAAAAAACAAACAACTTTCTCGAACTCGATTTATACAGATAA
- a CDS encoding M23 family metallopeptidase, producing the protein MKFFKVFFILSFFCFSFYKAQELPKVKLNQFRNSYAQDYKNDTLSLKIENPLFCPLRIRIFSDYLKNKNLIDDTLKVMANENSFAEIKIFVKNIDLEKIKFNINQAFGDDRKIIKQNNLALPFSKGKTYQIMQSNKGSFSHNDDYSRYAVDFDMKTGDTITSADDGFVVGVIKDYEYGGNDRKWRDFANYITIYHPQSGLFTQYVHLKKDGSFVKVGDAVKRNQPIGLSGATGFASGEHLHFNVLIPEKGKTLKSVPFSFENDLSSQSLKKNMEMTNK; encoded by the coding sequence ATGAAGTTTTTTAAAGTATTCTTCATTCTTTCATTTTTTTGCTTTTCTTTTTATAAGGCGCAGGAACTTCCGAAAGTGAAATTGAATCAGTTTAGAAATAGTTATGCACAAGATTATAAGAACGATACCCTTTCTCTCAAAATTGAAAACCCATTATTCTGTCCTTTAAGAATTAGAATTTTTTCTGATTATTTAAAAAATAAAAATTTAATTGATGATACTTTAAAGGTTATGGCTAATGAAAATTCTTTTGCAGAAATCAAGATTTTCGTAAAGAATATTGATCTTGAAAAAATAAAATTTAATATTAATCAGGCATTTGGTGATGATCGTAAAATAATTAAACAAAATAATCTTGCACTACCCTTTTCTAAGGGTAAAACGTATCAAATTATGCAATCTAATAAAGGAAGCTTCAGTCATAATGATGATTATTCAAGATATGCTGTAGATTTTGATATGAAAACTGGAGATACCATCACAAGTGCAGATGATGGATTTGTTGTAGGTGTTATTAAAGATTATGAATATGGCGGAAACGATAGAAAATGGAGGGATTTTGCCAACTATATTACTATTTATCATCCTCAAAGTGGATTATTCACCCAATATGTACATCTAAAAAAAGACGGTAGCTTTGTGAAAGTTGGCGATGCTGTAAAAAGAAATCAACCCATTGGATTGAGCGGAGCTACAGGTTTTGCTTCCGGAGAGCATTTGCATTTTAATGTTTTAATTCCTGAAAAAGGAAAGACTTTAAAATCAGTTCCGTTCAGTTTTGAAAATGATCTTTCTTCACAAAGTTTAAAAAAGAATATGGAAATGACAAACAAATAA
- a CDS encoding DUF6261 family protein, producing the protein MKISLTRLSTKDLATLTQRIINTSDSGTYGVITNHPLLTELKTNYAEYDAVYTKETFSGKGADVAGADRSRDIAFRNLKNFLNGYRKMATMPNYHLAEDLFEIFKAYSLNLDKMSYSSQTAQMKKLIEELETSENIQKLNALSLLPSFNEMKSKHEAFELLFAEQAGANAHLRQMKNASAIRRDLEKILKSFLSLITAMKDIQDWKLLYADLNELVKAAKNSTLNKPENNIQQS; encoded by the coding sequence ATGAAAATTTCACTCACAAGGCTGAGTACAAAAGACTTGGCTACACTTACCCAACGTATTATTAATACTTCAGATTCCGGTACTTATGGAGTCATTACCAATCATCCGCTTCTTACAGAGCTCAAAACAAATTATGCAGAGTACGATGCTGTTTACACCAAAGAAACATTCAGTGGTAAAGGTGCAGATGTTGCGGGTGCAGACAGAAGCAGAGATATTGCTTTCAGAAACTTAAAAAACTTCCTGAACGGATACCGGAAAATGGCAACCATGCCCAATTATCATCTTGCCGAAGATTTATTTGAGATTTTCAAAGCGTACAGTCTCAACCTTGACAAAATGAGTTATTCGTCCCAAACCGCACAGATGAAAAAACTCATTGAAGAACTTGAAACCTCAGAAAATATTCAAAAGCTTAATGCTCTTTCATTACTTCCGTCTTTCAATGAAATGAAGTCTAAGCATGAAGCTTTTGAATTGCTATTTGCAGAACAGGCAGGAGCGAATGCCCATCTCAGACAAATGAAAAATGCATCAGCAATTCGCAGAGACCTCGAGAAAATTTTAAAATCTTTCCTCAGTCTCATCACCGCTATGAAAGATATTCAAGATTGGAAATTGCTGTACGCAGATCTTAATGAACTGGTTAAAGCAGCAAAAAATTCTACATTAAATAAACCCGAAAATAATATCCAACAATCTTAA